A window from Malania oleifera isolate guangnan ecotype guangnan chromosome 7, ASM2987363v1, whole genome shotgun sequence encodes these proteins:
- the LOC131159786 gene encoding pentatricopeptide repeat-containing protein At4g21300, which produces MRYHKNLHSICKRFTGITTLQLISSHTTCKNLESVVFPPNTPEALSAHIASILQNFSDPGSIPLVRQVHAQVIVNGIGNVGFLGSKILGVYVLCGSFMDARNTFFQLDLRYASPWNWMIRAFTMTCCFDFALLFYFKMLGCGTSPDKYTFPYVIKACGGLNDLSLGKLIHNSIRLMGFEIDVFVGSSLINFYANNGCIDDARLLFDKMPYRDCALWNVMLSGYVKGGDTYNSLWLFREMRNGETKPNSVTYASMLSVCASQGMINLGSQLHGLVNICGLEMDSLVANSLLSMYAKGRNLSDARKLFDTMHKTDLVTWNGIIAGYVQNGLMDDAAQMFDEMISSGIKPDLITFASFLPSVTESASLKQGKEIHGYVVRHGMPLDVFLKSALIDVYFKCRNVEMARNIFNQSTAIDIVVCTAMISGYVLNGMNGDALEIFQLLLKEQMRPNSVTLASVLPACAGLAALKLGKELHCNILKNGQDKGCYVGSAITDMYAKCGRLDLAHKYFVRMPEKDAICWNSMITSCAQNGKPEEAIDLFHQMGMEGASYDCVSISAALSACANLAALRYGKEIHGFMMGGAFSLDLYAESALIDMYAKCGKLDFAHRVFNMMQGKSEVSWNTIIAAYGSHGCLRNSIDLFHEMVAEGIQPDHVTFLAIMSACAHAGQVDEGICYFQRMTQEYGITARMEHYACMVDLFGRAGCLCEAVEVIKSMPFNPDAGIWGTLLGACRIHGNVELAEFASGYLFDLDPQNSGYYMLLANVHADAGQWHSVCKIRSMMKERRVQKVPGYSWIEVNNITHMFVAADDSHPRSAQIYLLLNNLLQELRKYGYNAPRDNGIISTQKRIHIS; this is translated from the coding sequence CCTCCAAACACTCCGGAGGCTTTATCCGCACATATTGCGTCTATCTTGCAAAATTTTTCTGACCCTGGTTCCATTCCGCTAGTTCGCCAAGTTCATGCCCAGGTCATTGTGAATGGAATTGGCAACGTTGGATTTCTGGGTTCAAAGATTCTGGGCGTTTATGTTCTTTGCGGCAGCTTCATGGATGCTAGAAACACGTTCTTTCAGCTTGATTTGCGGTATGCGTCGCCGTGGAATTGGATGATTAGAGCGTTTACCATGACGTGTTGTTTTGATTTTGCTTTGCTTTTTTACTTCAAGATGTTGGGGTGTGGAACTTCTCCAGACAAGTATACTTTTCCTTACGTTATTAAGGCTTGCGGTGGTTTGAATGATCTAAGTTTGGGGAAGTTAATTCACAACAGCATTCGTTTGATGGGTTTTGAGATTGATGTATTTGTTGGTAGTTCTCTGATCAATTTCTATGCAAACAATGGTTGCATTGATGATGCACGTTTGTTGTTCGACAAAATGCCTTACAGAGATTGTGCTTTGTGGAACGTGATGCTCAGTGGTTATGTGAAAGGTGGAGACACATATAATTCTTTATGGCTGTTTAGGGAAATGAGGAACGGTGAAACTAAGCCCAATTCAGTTACATATGCCAGTATGCTTTCTGTCTGTGCGTCCCAGGGAATGATTAATTTAGGTTCTCAGCTACATGGGCTTGTAAATATATGTGGACTGGAAATGGATTCTCTAGTGGCCAACTCACTATTGTCTATGTATGCAAAGGGCCGAAACTTGTCTGATGCACGTAAATTATTTGACACTATGCACAAAACTGACTTGGTCACTTGGAATGGGATTATTGCTGGTTATGTCCAGAATGGGCTTATGGATGACGCTGCACAAATGTTTGATGAGATGATATCTTCTGGCATTAAACCTGACCTAATTACATTTGCAAGTTTCCTCCCATCTGTAACCGAATCAGCAAGTTTGAAACAAGGCAAGGAAATTCATGGTTATGTTGTAAGACATGGCATGCCTTTGGATGTGTTTTTGAAAAGTGCTCTTATTGATGTATACTTTAAGTGTAGGAATGTGGAGATGGCACGCAATATTTTCAACCAAAGCACTGCAATAGATATTGTGGTTTGCACAGCTATGATTTCAGGGTATGTGCTCAATGGAATGAATGGTGATGCTTTAGAAATTTTTCAGTTGTTGCTTAAGGAGCAAATGAGACCCAATTCAGTAACACTGGCAAGTGTTCTGCCGGCTTGTGCTGGTTTGGCTGCTCTTAAATTGGGGAAGGAATTACACTGTAACATACTCAAGAATGGGCAGGACAAAGGATGTTATGTGGGTAGTGCAATTACAGACATGTATGCAAAATGTGGAAGATTGGATCTTGCCCATAAATATTTTGTAAGAATGCCTGAAAAAGATGCTATTTGTTGGAACTCAATGATCACAAGTTGTGCACAGAATGGCAAACCAGAAGAAGCCATTGATCTTTTCCACCAAATGGGGATGGAAGGAGCCAGCTATGACTGTGTTAGCATATCAGCTGCTCTTTCTGCTTGTGCAAATTTAGCAGCACTCCGTTATGGGAAAGAGATCCATGGTTTCATGATGGGAGGTGCTTTCAGCTTAGATCTTTATGCTGAGAGTGCACTAATAGACATGTATGCTAAATGTGGAAAATTGGATTTTGCTCACCGTGTATTTAACATGATGCAAGGGAAAAGTGAAGTTTCATGGAATACCATTATTGCTGCTTATGGGAGCCATGGGTGCCTTAGAAACTCTATTGATCTGTTCCATGAAATGGTAGCAGAAGGAATTCAACCAGACCATGTTACCTTCCTTGCCATAATGTCTGCCTGTGCTCACGCTGGCCAAGTTGATGAAGGAATTTGCTACTTCCAACGCATGACCCAAGAGTATGGGATAACAGCTAGAATGGAGCATTATGCGTGCATGGTTGATTTGTTTGGGCGTGCTGGTTGTTTGTGTGAAGCAGTGGAAGTCATAAAGAGTATGCCTTTTAATCCAGATGCTGGTATCTGGGGAACATTGCTTGGAGCTTGTCGAATACATGGAAATGTTGAGCTAGCTGAATTTGCTTCAGGATATCTATTTGATTTAGATCCACAAAATTCTGGCTACTACATGTTATTAGCCAATGTTCATGCTGATGCAGGGCAGTGGCACAGTGTTTGCAAGATACGAAGCATGATGAAAGAAAGAAGAGTGCAGAAGGTACCCGGTTACAGTTGGATTGAAGTCAACAATATCACCCATATGTTTGTTGCTGCTGATGATAGTCACCCACGATCTGCTCAGATATATTTACTGCTGAATAATCTTCTCCAAGAGCTCAGAAAATATGGTTATAATGCACCCAGAGACAATGGAATAATATCGACCCAAAAGAGGATACACATATCTTAA